A window of Lagopus muta isolate bLagMut1 chromosome 14, bLagMut1 primary, whole genome shotgun sequence contains these coding sequences:
- the UIMC1 gene encoding BRCA1-A complex subunit RAP80 isoform X8: MPRRRKTAEGPDSRGQDGEEEEEEKRRAAKKKRSFVDAFIVISDSDGEQESKEDSGLQTKRAKQQLDRTKFAAKRKIAQMTEEEQFALALKMSEQEARQVNCQEEEEEELLRKAIAESLNSCQPLDSSSATPQLSVEVLDAQGQSHPAEQEGCGILGGLAPCPDTPRSKGSSHSQSSRADGSGQMDVARSPLVVLRRLSQEIVESSLVSSIIVSPGKSQPLTRSSEKSSSPPKNDSSNMLPSTLREDLISLSPTFGRVPSGSWRLTPRRLFTGSSGPSKAADHEPQEQPLPSSGHSAGEASAGSSAQLLKSCTTEQGGSPRMSGAGAGTKHTQKSRRAATVCVTTEQAEQNEVSDSSELCMLNVAEEKHKEEVRDTVHYYWGIPFCPKGVDPNQYTSVILCQLEVYQKSLKQAQRRLLHKKEFGNPIVPSSSLSQNELEKGEEISRENGVVDGTEDGDPGTQKECESITWLLPSKKREAESPGHNVEEEKNSTCDDEPTTSYCQASQVPSAEGVRGDGEPMQTAQSICTLTPLGSKRSPDIARENSAEEEISVCPETQPSPSESIEPEREELPSVSKDAPMQAGGDGSALSEGSDTAADHVPCPLCDQGFPAAEIELHAMYCNGIVGEEAATDSPVLTRGRRESQSKAAGGESSQISSGSDK, encoded by the exons CAGGAGTCAAAGGAAGACAGCGGATTGCAAACgaaaagagcaaaacagcagctggaTAGAACGAAGTTTGctgctaaaagaaaaattgcac AGATGACTGAAGAGGAACAGTTTGCACTGGCCCTGAAAATGAGTGAGCAAGAAGCCAGACAAGTGAACTGtcaggaagaggaggaagaggaactCTTGAGGAAGGCCATTGCTGAGAGCCTAAAT AGCTGTCAGCCCTTGGATTCCTCCAGTGCAACCCCGCAGTTGTCTGTGGAAGTGCTGGACGCACAAGGCCAAAGCCACCCCGCTGAGCAAGAGGGCTGTGGGATCCTGGGAGGCCTGGCGCCTTGCCCTGACACCCCTCGCTCCAAGGGCAGCTCCcactcacagagcagcagagctgatgggagTGGACAGATGGATGTTGCCCGGAGCCCCCTGGTAGTGTTGAGGAGGTTAAGCCAGGAAATCGTTGAAAGCTCACTAGTATCCAGCATAATCGTGTCTCCGGGGAAGAGCCAGCCTCTGACAAGGTCAAGTGAAAAGTCTTCCTCGCCACCTAAGAATGATTCTAGTAACATGTTACCCAGCACCCTGAGAGAGGACCTCATCTCTCTGAGTCCCACCTTTGGCAGGGTTCCTTCAGGTTCCTGGCGGCTGACACCTCGCAGACTGTTCACAGGCTCCTCCGGCCCTTCCAAAGCAGCAGACCACGAACCACaagagcagcccctgcccagctctggcCATTCTGCGGGAGAAGCcagtgctgggagctcagcCCAGCTCTTGAAGAGCTGTACCACAGAGCAGGGTGGCAGCCCCAGGATGAGTGGTGCTGGGGCAGGTACTAAGCACACCCAAAAATCCAGGCGTGCTGCCACGGTCTGTGTTACCACAGAGCAAGCAGAGCAAAACGAGGTGTCCGACTCTTCTGAGCTTTGCATGCTGAACGtggcagaggagaagcacaAGGAGGAGGTGAGAGACACGGTGCACTACTACTGGGGAATCCCATTCTGCCCCAAAGGGGTGGACCCCAACCAGTACACCAGTGTCATCTTGTGTCAGCTGGAGGTTTACCAGAAAAGCTTGAAGCAGGCTCAGAGGCGGCTATTGCATAAGAAGGAGTTTGGTAACCCAATTGTGCCCAGTTCGTCCTTAAGCCAAAATGAGCTcgagaaaggagaagagataAGCAGAGAAAATGGGGTTGTTGATGGCACAGAAGATGGAGATCCAGGCACTCAGAAGGAGTGTGAGAGCATCACCTGGCTCCTCCCTTCAAAGAAGAGGGAGGCAGAAAGTCCAGGGCACAATGTGGAAGAGGAGAAGAACTCTACTTGTGATGATGAACCAACCACGAGCTACTGCCAG gcCTCCCAGGTGCCGTCCGCAGAGGGTGTGCGTGGAGATGGGGAGCCCATGCAAACTGCACAGAG CATCTGCACGTTGACCCCGCTTGGCAGTAAGAGGAGCCCAGACATTGCCAGAGAAAACTCCGCAGAAGAAGAGATCTCAGTTTGCCCAG AGACCCAGCCGAGTCCCTCGGAAAGCATTGAGCCGGAGAGAGAAGAGCTTCCCTCGGTCAGCAAAGATGCACCCATGCAG GCTGGTGGAGATGGCAGTGCCCTCTCTGAGGGCAGTGACACGGCTGCTGACCacgttccatgcccactgtgTGACCAAGGCTTCCCTGCTGCAGAGATCGAGCTGCACGCCATGTACTGCAATGGCATCGTGGGAGAGGAAGCTGCCACGGACAGCCCAG TGCTCACTCGGGGTCGGAGAGAGTCACAGAGTAAAGCTGCAGGTGGTGAAAGCAGCCAGATATCCTCAGGTTCTGACAAGTAA
- the UIMC1 gene encoding BRCA1-A complex subunit RAP80 isoform X5 — protein MPRRRKTAEGPDSRGQDGEEEEEEKRRAAKKKRSFVDAFIVISDSDGEQESKEDSGLQTKRAKQQLDRTKFAAKRKIAQMTEEEQFALALKMSEQEARQVNCQEEEEEELLRKAIAESLNSCQPLDSSSATPQLSVEVLDAQGQSHPAEQEGCGILGGLAPCPDTPRSKGSSHSQSSRADGSGQMDVARSPLVVLRRLSQEIVESSLVSSIIVSPGKSQPLTRSSEKSSSPPKNDSSNMLPSTLREDLISLSPTFGRVPSGSWRLTPRRLFTGSSGPSKAADHEPQEQPLPSSGHSAGEASAGSSAQLLKSCTTEQGGSPRMSGAGAGTKHTQKSRRAATVCVTTEQAEQNEVSDSSELCMLNVAEEKHKEEVRDTVHYYWGIPFCPKGVDPNQYTSVILCQLEVYQKSLKQAQRRLLHKKEFGNPIVPSSSLSQNELEKGEEISRENGVVDGTEDGDPGTQKECESITWLLPSKKREAESPGHNVEEEKNSTCDDEPTTSYCQASQVPSAEGVRGDGEPMQTAQSICTLTPLGSKRSPDIARENSAEEEISVCPAVFIRAGIIQRPSRVPRKALSRREKSFPRSAKMHPCRLVEMAVPSLRAVTRLLTTFHAHCVTKASLLQRSSCTPCTAMASWERKLPRTAQCSLGVGESHRVKLQVVKAARYPQVLTSCGKAQEGTPQRAGALGEQVCRC, from the exons CAGGAGTCAAAGGAAGACAGCGGATTGCAAACgaaaagagcaaaacagcagctggaTAGAACGAAGTTTGctgctaaaagaaaaattgcac AGATGACTGAAGAGGAACAGTTTGCACTGGCCCTGAAAATGAGTGAGCAAGAAGCCAGACAAGTGAACTGtcaggaagaggaggaagaggaactCTTGAGGAAGGCCATTGCTGAGAGCCTAAAT AGCTGTCAGCCCTTGGATTCCTCCAGTGCAACCCCGCAGTTGTCTGTGGAAGTGCTGGACGCACAAGGCCAAAGCCACCCCGCTGAGCAAGAGGGCTGTGGGATCCTGGGAGGCCTGGCGCCTTGCCCTGACACCCCTCGCTCCAAGGGCAGCTCCcactcacagagcagcagagctgatgggagTGGACAGATGGATGTTGCCCGGAGCCCCCTGGTAGTGTTGAGGAGGTTAAGCCAGGAAATCGTTGAAAGCTCACTAGTATCCAGCATAATCGTGTCTCCGGGGAAGAGCCAGCCTCTGACAAGGTCAAGTGAAAAGTCTTCCTCGCCACCTAAGAATGATTCTAGTAACATGTTACCCAGCACCCTGAGAGAGGACCTCATCTCTCTGAGTCCCACCTTTGGCAGGGTTCCTTCAGGTTCCTGGCGGCTGACACCTCGCAGACTGTTCACAGGCTCCTCCGGCCCTTCCAAAGCAGCAGACCACGAACCACaagagcagcccctgcccagctctggcCATTCTGCGGGAGAAGCcagtgctgggagctcagcCCAGCTCTTGAAGAGCTGTACCACAGAGCAGGGTGGCAGCCCCAGGATGAGTGGTGCTGGGGCAGGTACTAAGCACACCCAAAAATCCAGGCGTGCTGCCACGGTCTGTGTTACCACAGAGCAAGCAGAGCAAAACGAGGTGTCCGACTCTTCTGAGCTTTGCATGCTGAACGtggcagaggagaagcacaAGGAGGAGGTGAGAGACACGGTGCACTACTACTGGGGAATCCCATTCTGCCCCAAAGGGGTGGACCCCAACCAGTACACCAGTGTCATCTTGTGTCAGCTGGAGGTTTACCAGAAAAGCTTGAAGCAGGCTCAGAGGCGGCTATTGCATAAGAAGGAGTTTGGTAACCCAATTGTGCCCAGTTCGTCCTTAAGCCAAAATGAGCTcgagaaaggagaagagataAGCAGAGAAAATGGGGTTGTTGATGGCACAGAAGATGGAGATCCAGGCACTCAGAAGGAGTGTGAGAGCATCACCTGGCTCCTCCCTTCAAAGAAGAGGGAGGCAGAAAGTCCAGGGCACAATGTGGAAGAGGAGAAGAACTCTACTTGTGATGATGAACCAACCACGAGCTACTGCCAG gcCTCCCAGGTGCCGTCCGCAGAGGGTGTGCGTGGAGATGGGGAGCCCATGCAAACTGCACAGAG CATCTGCACGTTGACCCCGCTTGGCAGTAAGAGGAGCCCAGACATTGCCAGAGAAAACTCCGCAGAAGAAGAGATCTCAGTTTGCCCAG CAGTGTTTATCCGGGCTGGAATTATCCAG AGACCCAGCCGAGTCCCTCGGAAAGCATTGAGCCGGAGAGAGAAGAGCTTCCCTCGGTCAGCAAAGATGCACCCATGCAG GCTGGTGGAGATGGCAGTGCCCTCTCTGAGGGCAGTGACACGGCTGCTGACCacgttccatgcccactgtgTGACCAAGGCTTCCCTGCTGCAGAGATCGAGCTGCACGCCATGTACTGCAATGGCATCGTGGGAGAGGAAGCTGCCACGGACAGCCCAG TGCTCACTCGGGGTCGGAGAGAGTCACAGAGTAAAGCTGCAGGTGGTGAAAGCAGCCAGATATCCTCAGGTTCTGACAA GTTGTGGCAAGGCACAAGAGGGGACTCCTCAGCGTGCTGGAGCTCTCGGAGAGCAAGTCTGCAG GTGCTGA
- the UIMC1 gene encoding BRCA1-A complex subunit RAP80 isoform X7, producing the protein MPRRRKTAEGPDSRGQDGEEEEEEKRRAAKKKRSFVDAFIVISDSDGEQESKEDSGLQTKRAKQQLDRTKFAAKRKIAQMTEEEQFALALKMSEQEARQVNCQEEEEEELLRKAIAESLNSCQPLDSSSATPQLSVEVLDAQGQSHPAEQEGCGILGGLAPCPDTPRSKGSSHSQSSRADGSGQMDVARSPLVVLRRLSQEIVESSLVSSIIVSPGKSQPLTRSSEKSSSPPKNDSSNMLPSTLREDLISLSPTFGRVPSGSWRLTPRRLFTGSSGPSKAADHEPQEQPLPSSGHSAGEASAGSSAQLLKSCTTEQGGSPRMSGAGAGTKHTQKSRRAATVCVTTEQAEQNEVSDSSELCMLNVAEEKHKEEVRDTVHYYWGIPFCPKGVDPNQYTSVILCQLEVYQKSLKQAQRRLLHKKEFGNPIVPSSSLSQNELEKGEEISRENGVVDGTEDGDPGTQKECESITWLLPSKKREAESPGHNVEEEKNSTCDDEPTTSYCQASQVPSAEGVRGDGEPMQTAQSICTLTPLGSKRSPDIARENSAEEEISVCPAVFIRAGIIQRPSRVPRKALSRREKSFPRSAKMHPCRLVEMAVPSLRAVTRLLTTFHAHCVTKASLLQRSSCTPCTAMASWERKLPRTAQCSLGVGESHRVKLQVVKAARYPQVLTSK; encoded by the exons CAGGAGTCAAAGGAAGACAGCGGATTGCAAACgaaaagagcaaaacagcagctggaTAGAACGAAGTTTGctgctaaaagaaaaattgcac AGATGACTGAAGAGGAACAGTTTGCACTGGCCCTGAAAATGAGTGAGCAAGAAGCCAGACAAGTGAACTGtcaggaagaggaggaagaggaactCTTGAGGAAGGCCATTGCTGAGAGCCTAAAT AGCTGTCAGCCCTTGGATTCCTCCAGTGCAACCCCGCAGTTGTCTGTGGAAGTGCTGGACGCACAAGGCCAAAGCCACCCCGCTGAGCAAGAGGGCTGTGGGATCCTGGGAGGCCTGGCGCCTTGCCCTGACACCCCTCGCTCCAAGGGCAGCTCCcactcacagagcagcagagctgatgggagTGGACAGATGGATGTTGCCCGGAGCCCCCTGGTAGTGTTGAGGAGGTTAAGCCAGGAAATCGTTGAAAGCTCACTAGTATCCAGCATAATCGTGTCTCCGGGGAAGAGCCAGCCTCTGACAAGGTCAAGTGAAAAGTCTTCCTCGCCACCTAAGAATGATTCTAGTAACATGTTACCCAGCACCCTGAGAGAGGACCTCATCTCTCTGAGTCCCACCTTTGGCAGGGTTCCTTCAGGTTCCTGGCGGCTGACACCTCGCAGACTGTTCACAGGCTCCTCCGGCCCTTCCAAAGCAGCAGACCACGAACCACaagagcagcccctgcccagctctggcCATTCTGCGGGAGAAGCcagtgctgggagctcagcCCAGCTCTTGAAGAGCTGTACCACAGAGCAGGGTGGCAGCCCCAGGATGAGTGGTGCTGGGGCAGGTACTAAGCACACCCAAAAATCCAGGCGTGCTGCCACGGTCTGTGTTACCACAGAGCAAGCAGAGCAAAACGAGGTGTCCGACTCTTCTGAGCTTTGCATGCTGAACGtggcagaggagaagcacaAGGAGGAGGTGAGAGACACGGTGCACTACTACTGGGGAATCCCATTCTGCCCCAAAGGGGTGGACCCCAACCAGTACACCAGTGTCATCTTGTGTCAGCTGGAGGTTTACCAGAAAAGCTTGAAGCAGGCTCAGAGGCGGCTATTGCATAAGAAGGAGTTTGGTAACCCAATTGTGCCCAGTTCGTCCTTAAGCCAAAATGAGCTcgagaaaggagaagagataAGCAGAGAAAATGGGGTTGTTGATGGCACAGAAGATGGAGATCCAGGCACTCAGAAGGAGTGTGAGAGCATCACCTGGCTCCTCCCTTCAAAGAAGAGGGAGGCAGAAAGTCCAGGGCACAATGTGGAAGAGGAGAAGAACTCTACTTGTGATGATGAACCAACCACGAGCTACTGCCAG gcCTCCCAGGTGCCGTCCGCAGAGGGTGTGCGTGGAGATGGGGAGCCCATGCAAACTGCACAGAG CATCTGCACGTTGACCCCGCTTGGCAGTAAGAGGAGCCCAGACATTGCCAGAGAAAACTCCGCAGAAGAAGAGATCTCAGTTTGCCCAG CAGTGTTTATCCGGGCTGGAATTATCCAG AGACCCAGCCGAGTCCCTCGGAAAGCATTGAGCCGGAGAGAGAAGAGCTTCCCTCGGTCAGCAAAGATGCACCCATGCAG GCTGGTGGAGATGGCAGTGCCCTCTCTGAGGGCAGTGACACGGCTGCTGACCacgttccatgcccactgtgTGACCAAGGCTTCCCTGCTGCAGAGATCGAGCTGCACGCCATGTACTGCAATGGCATCGTGGGAGAGGAAGCTGCCACGGACAGCCCAG TGCTCACTCGGGGTCGGAGAGAGTCACAGAGTAAAGCTGCAGGTGGTGAAAGCAGCCAGATATCCTCAGGTTCTGACAAGTAAGTAG
- the UIMC1 gene encoding BRCA1-A complex subunit RAP80 isoform X6: MPRRRKTAEGPDSRGQDGEEEEEEKRRAAKKKRSFVDAFIVISDSDGEQESKEDSGLQTKRAKQQLDRTKFAAKRKIAQMTEEEQFALALKMSEQEARQVNCQEEEEEELLRKAIAESLNSCQPLDSSSATPQLSVEVLDAQGQSHPAEQEGCGILGGLAPCPDTPRSKGSSHSQSSRADGSGQMDVARSPLVVLRRLSQEIVESSLVSSIIVSPGKSQPLTRSSEKSSSPPKNDSSNMLPSTLREDLISLSPTFGRVPSGSWRLTPRRLFTGSSGPSKAADHEPQEQPLPSSGHSAGEASAGSSAQLLKSCTTEQGGSPRMSGAGAGTKHTQKSRRAATVCVTTEQAEQNEVSDSSELCMLNVAEEKHKEEVRDTVHYYWGIPFCPKGVDPNQYTSVILCQLEVYQKSLKQAQRRLLHKKEFGNPIVPSSSLSQNELEKGEEISRENGVVDGTEDGDPGTQKECESITWLLPSKKREAESPGHNVEEEKNSTCDDEPTTSYCQASQVPSAEGVRGDGEPMQTAQSICTLTPLGSKRSPDIARENSAEEEISVCPETQPSPSESIEPEREELPSVSKDAPMQAGGDGSALSEGSDTAADHVPCPLCDQGFPAAEIELHAMYCNGIVGEEAATDSPVLTRGRRESQSKAAGGESSQISSGSDKLWQGTRGDSSACWSSRRASLQVLTRGPTSLE, translated from the exons CAGGAGTCAAAGGAAGACAGCGGATTGCAAACgaaaagagcaaaacagcagctggaTAGAACGAAGTTTGctgctaaaagaaaaattgcac AGATGACTGAAGAGGAACAGTTTGCACTGGCCCTGAAAATGAGTGAGCAAGAAGCCAGACAAGTGAACTGtcaggaagaggaggaagaggaactCTTGAGGAAGGCCATTGCTGAGAGCCTAAAT AGCTGTCAGCCCTTGGATTCCTCCAGTGCAACCCCGCAGTTGTCTGTGGAAGTGCTGGACGCACAAGGCCAAAGCCACCCCGCTGAGCAAGAGGGCTGTGGGATCCTGGGAGGCCTGGCGCCTTGCCCTGACACCCCTCGCTCCAAGGGCAGCTCCcactcacagagcagcagagctgatgggagTGGACAGATGGATGTTGCCCGGAGCCCCCTGGTAGTGTTGAGGAGGTTAAGCCAGGAAATCGTTGAAAGCTCACTAGTATCCAGCATAATCGTGTCTCCGGGGAAGAGCCAGCCTCTGACAAGGTCAAGTGAAAAGTCTTCCTCGCCACCTAAGAATGATTCTAGTAACATGTTACCCAGCACCCTGAGAGAGGACCTCATCTCTCTGAGTCCCACCTTTGGCAGGGTTCCTTCAGGTTCCTGGCGGCTGACACCTCGCAGACTGTTCACAGGCTCCTCCGGCCCTTCCAAAGCAGCAGACCACGAACCACaagagcagcccctgcccagctctggcCATTCTGCGGGAGAAGCcagtgctgggagctcagcCCAGCTCTTGAAGAGCTGTACCACAGAGCAGGGTGGCAGCCCCAGGATGAGTGGTGCTGGGGCAGGTACTAAGCACACCCAAAAATCCAGGCGTGCTGCCACGGTCTGTGTTACCACAGAGCAAGCAGAGCAAAACGAGGTGTCCGACTCTTCTGAGCTTTGCATGCTGAACGtggcagaggagaagcacaAGGAGGAGGTGAGAGACACGGTGCACTACTACTGGGGAATCCCATTCTGCCCCAAAGGGGTGGACCCCAACCAGTACACCAGTGTCATCTTGTGTCAGCTGGAGGTTTACCAGAAAAGCTTGAAGCAGGCTCAGAGGCGGCTATTGCATAAGAAGGAGTTTGGTAACCCAATTGTGCCCAGTTCGTCCTTAAGCCAAAATGAGCTcgagaaaggagaagagataAGCAGAGAAAATGGGGTTGTTGATGGCACAGAAGATGGAGATCCAGGCACTCAGAAGGAGTGTGAGAGCATCACCTGGCTCCTCCCTTCAAAGAAGAGGGAGGCAGAAAGTCCAGGGCACAATGTGGAAGAGGAGAAGAACTCTACTTGTGATGATGAACCAACCACGAGCTACTGCCAG gcCTCCCAGGTGCCGTCCGCAGAGGGTGTGCGTGGAGATGGGGAGCCCATGCAAACTGCACAGAG CATCTGCACGTTGACCCCGCTTGGCAGTAAGAGGAGCCCAGACATTGCCAGAGAAAACTCCGCAGAAGAAGAGATCTCAGTTTGCCCAG AGACCCAGCCGAGTCCCTCGGAAAGCATTGAGCCGGAGAGAGAAGAGCTTCCCTCGGTCAGCAAAGATGCACCCATGCAG GCTGGTGGAGATGGCAGTGCCCTCTCTGAGGGCAGTGACACGGCTGCTGACCacgttccatgcccactgtgTGACCAAGGCTTCCCTGCTGCAGAGATCGAGCTGCACGCCATGTACTGCAATGGCATCGTGGGAGAGGAAGCTGCCACGGACAGCCCAG TGCTCACTCGGGGTCGGAGAGAGTCACAGAGTAAAGCTGCAGGTGGTGAAAGCAGCCAGATATCCTCAGGTTCTGACAA GTTGTGGCAAGGCACAAGAGGGGACTCCTCAGCGTGCTGGAGCTCTCGGAGAGCAAGTCTGCAG GTGCTGACACGGGGACCCACATCCCTGGAATAG
- the UIMC1 gene encoding BRCA1-A complex subunit RAP80 isoform X3 produces the protein MPRRRKTAEGPDSRGQDGEEEEEEKRRAAKKKRSFVDAFIVISDSDGEQESKEDSGLQTKRAKQQLDRTKFAAKRKIAQMTEEEQFALALKMSEQEARQVNCQEEEEEELLRKAIAESLNSCQPLDSSSATPQLSVEVLDAQGQSHPAEQEGCGILGGLAPCPDTPRSKGSSHSQSSRADGSGQMDVARSPLVVLRRLSQEIVESSLVSSIIVSPGKSQPLTRSSEKSSSPPKNDSSNMLPSTLREDLISLSPTFGRVPSGSWRLTPRRLFTGSSGPSKAADHEPQEQPLPSSGHSAGEASAGSSAQLLKSCTTEQGGSPRMSGAGAGTKHTQKSRRAATVCVTTEQAEQNEVSDSSELCMLNVAEEKHKEEVRDTVHYYWGIPFCPKGVDPNQYTSVILCQLEVYQKSLKQAQRRLLHKKEFGNPIVPSSSLSQNELEKGEEISRENGVVDGTEDGDPGTQKECESITWLLPSKKREAESPGHNVEEEKNSTCDDEPTTSYCQASQVPSAEGVRGDGEPMQTAQSICTLTPLGSKRSPDIARENSAEEEISVCPAVFIRAGIIQRPSRVPRKALSRREKSFPRSAKMHPCRLVEMAVPSLRAVTRLLTTFHAHCVTKASLLQRSSCTPCTAMASWERKLPRTAQCSLGVGESHRVKLQVVKAARYPQVLTSVRSATSVSHWCHCCNIRGTWTAASRLLGKLREPGGCEAPRLWQGTRGDSSACWSSRRASLQVLTRGPTSLE, from the exons CAGGAGTCAAAGGAAGACAGCGGATTGCAAACgaaaagagcaaaacagcagctggaTAGAACGAAGTTTGctgctaaaagaaaaattgcac AGATGACTGAAGAGGAACAGTTTGCACTGGCCCTGAAAATGAGTGAGCAAGAAGCCAGACAAGTGAACTGtcaggaagaggaggaagaggaactCTTGAGGAAGGCCATTGCTGAGAGCCTAAAT AGCTGTCAGCCCTTGGATTCCTCCAGTGCAACCCCGCAGTTGTCTGTGGAAGTGCTGGACGCACAAGGCCAAAGCCACCCCGCTGAGCAAGAGGGCTGTGGGATCCTGGGAGGCCTGGCGCCTTGCCCTGACACCCCTCGCTCCAAGGGCAGCTCCcactcacagagcagcagagctgatgggagTGGACAGATGGATGTTGCCCGGAGCCCCCTGGTAGTGTTGAGGAGGTTAAGCCAGGAAATCGTTGAAAGCTCACTAGTATCCAGCATAATCGTGTCTCCGGGGAAGAGCCAGCCTCTGACAAGGTCAAGTGAAAAGTCTTCCTCGCCACCTAAGAATGATTCTAGTAACATGTTACCCAGCACCCTGAGAGAGGACCTCATCTCTCTGAGTCCCACCTTTGGCAGGGTTCCTTCAGGTTCCTGGCGGCTGACACCTCGCAGACTGTTCACAGGCTCCTCCGGCCCTTCCAAAGCAGCAGACCACGAACCACaagagcagcccctgcccagctctggcCATTCTGCGGGAGAAGCcagtgctgggagctcagcCCAGCTCTTGAAGAGCTGTACCACAGAGCAGGGTGGCAGCCCCAGGATGAGTGGTGCTGGGGCAGGTACTAAGCACACCCAAAAATCCAGGCGTGCTGCCACGGTCTGTGTTACCACAGAGCAAGCAGAGCAAAACGAGGTGTCCGACTCTTCTGAGCTTTGCATGCTGAACGtggcagaggagaagcacaAGGAGGAGGTGAGAGACACGGTGCACTACTACTGGGGAATCCCATTCTGCCCCAAAGGGGTGGACCCCAACCAGTACACCAGTGTCATCTTGTGTCAGCTGGAGGTTTACCAGAAAAGCTTGAAGCAGGCTCAGAGGCGGCTATTGCATAAGAAGGAGTTTGGTAACCCAATTGTGCCCAGTTCGTCCTTAAGCCAAAATGAGCTcgagaaaggagaagagataAGCAGAGAAAATGGGGTTGTTGATGGCACAGAAGATGGAGATCCAGGCACTCAGAAGGAGTGTGAGAGCATCACCTGGCTCCTCCCTTCAAAGAAGAGGGAGGCAGAAAGTCCAGGGCACAATGTGGAAGAGGAGAAGAACTCTACTTGTGATGATGAACCAACCACGAGCTACTGCCAG gcCTCCCAGGTGCCGTCCGCAGAGGGTGTGCGTGGAGATGGGGAGCCCATGCAAACTGCACAGAG CATCTGCACGTTGACCCCGCTTGGCAGTAAGAGGAGCCCAGACATTGCCAGAGAAAACTCCGCAGAAGAAGAGATCTCAGTTTGCCCAG CAGTGTTTATCCGGGCTGGAATTATCCAG AGACCCAGCCGAGTCCCTCGGAAAGCATTGAGCCGGAGAGAGAAGAGCTTCCCTCGGTCAGCAAAGATGCACCCATGCAG GCTGGTGGAGATGGCAGTGCCCTCTCTGAGGGCAGTGACACGGCTGCTGACCacgttccatgcccactgtgTGACCAAGGCTTCCCTGCTGCAGAGATCGAGCTGCACGCCATGTACTGCAATGGCATCGTGGGAGAGGAAGCTGCCACGGACAGCCCAG TGCTCACTCGGGGTCGGAGAGAGTCACAGAGTAAAGCTGCAGGTGGTGAAAGCAGCCAGATATCCTCAGGTTCTGACAA GTGTGAGAAGTGCTACCTCTGTAAGTCACTGGTGCCACTGCTGCAATATCAGAGGCACGTGGACAGCTGCCTCCAGGCTGCTAGGCAAGCTCAGGGAACCAGGAGGCTGCGAAGCACCAAG GTTGTGGCAAGGCACAAGAGGGGACTCCTCAGCGTGCTGGAGCTCTCGGAGAGCAAGTCTGCAG GTGCTGACACGGGGACCCACATCCCTGGAATAG